ACGAGTAGGCATAGACATAGATGATAGTGTGAACGCATAAGATGTAAACATGGATGAAAAAtgttagaaagaaaaatacataaacttGTTCATGTGGCTATGTGGGTGGATGTTTGCAGACGGCTAATgaaaataatcaataaaaaatcCAGTCAATCCTACAATTGTACGAGAGGTAAAGAGCTTCTATCATGCTCAACTTCATCAGAATCGAATCGGGAGCAGGAAGCTATTAAGTTTGACACATACCATCACCAGCAATTGTCAACAACATAGATAACTAAAGATAACCAAAGTCTAAAACTTTAGAGTAAATTCCTATTAACTATAGATAACCAAAGTGTGAGACTTTGACTAAATTTTTTTCACAACTTGGAGATCTTATAAAATGCAGTGCAACAACATGAATTTTGGAAATGGCCATCAACTATAGATTACTAATGTCCGGAGCTTTGACTAATAATATAACAACTTGGAGATGTTATAAAATGCAGAGTAACAACATGACATCTAGAAAAGTCTAGTAACTATGGATTACCAAAGTCTAAGACTTTACACCAGATAGTTCCTGATACAGAGCTCTATTATTTTGACCATGAAACCAATCACAAGAGCTCAATGtgatttgatttctacatgaaGTACAAGTGACTTGCAAACATAGTAATAAAAAGGATGTTTTCAGATTATCATAGACAAAGATGTGTACTTcaaaatgtaaattataaaccCTAAAGAATCCAATTCGATCAGATCCAAATCAGAACTTACCTGCTGGTCGAAACAGATGCCGagaaccttcttcttcttcatatcaTCAAGTTTCTGACAAAGTGAGCAAGCTTGAAGATCCAAATCAGTGTCTGCGAAGACATCATGTGGGCTACCACTAATAACGAAACCACTTGTCGAGATCTTTTTCATCGGTCGATGACTCTGAAGCGATCCAATTGATGGCCGTCGTCGCCAAAGTGGAGACAAAGACATTGAAGTAGCTACCGTAAGCCACGAACTCGGAGTCGCAGTGGCGAGAAACAGGGCGaacctcttcttcttttactGCTCCACCATGTTTGATTCTCGGAGATAattgaaaaagaaatcaaatttgACAATTGTGAACTCTCTCACTCTCTTAGCAAAGCTCTCATCACCTCAACATCAGAACTGATATAACCCTAATCTCGACGAGTGCCACACACCAGAAGAAACCCATTTTTATCTCCCATCCGATAACAACTTTGCTTCCCCAGCCTTCTCTTCCTTTCCTGTTTCTGATCTTTAGCTCTTAATATCCAAAATCAGATCTTTGTCGTTCCATTCTTCAGACAATTCTAGCTGAAATAAGTGAATTCTATTTCTGAGTTTTATTGAAAAACACCCTTTTTTTAGCTCTTATTATCTGATTTGAGATTGTTTGAGAGAAGAGATAAGAAAGACGGAGATGAGTTTGATTTCCAATCcagaaaatgatatattttacattttgttaaaacaaaaacataaaaagagaaTAAATATCTAGTTACTAAGATGAAGGGTATAAGAGACAAAGCACATGTAAAATGTGTGTCTTAGGCAAGAAGTGCCTTCTAGTATAATTGTAAAGTGAAAATGTGTTCTAagatgtaattttttcaaaaagaaaaataacttgtggcaaaaagaaaaaaagaacctATTACTGTTAGAAATGAGTCACGTGTCACCCTATTCCAGTTACTTAAATACTATTGTTATATAAATCCAGCTGTCAAACAAATTAGTATATTAATTCGTGAACCTAGTATGTTAGTTTTCTTCAAAATTAAACAGTGTTAAATAAGTTTGAATAATACATCTCTACAGAATATTAAAAAGCTTTAGAATCTTAGTTATTTTTTCAGACAGTTAAACACAACAAAAGCATACATTTTCAAGTCAACATTTATTAATAGTAtacagtttttaaaatatatttattaattatatacagtTTTGGACATGGTGTTCCTTTTGTTTAGTGGTCCATTATTCTTCAACATCTCGAGAAAAACCAGAAACATCCCACTGATCTCTCATCGAAACAGAAACATTTCTTCCCTTTTACAGAGTCAAAATACAAACACACAAGGCAACGTAAGCGACAAAGCATCCGTGACCTCCTCCTCGATTccttttattgttttttctcGGAATTGTTATCCACATTACCCTCTTTTTTCTCCTTCACGTGATCATATTACATCTTTTGTTCTGTTTTCTTTTGTGGCAGACATTGCTTAAATCTTCAAAACTCTATTTGCTTTCTTACACTTTATATATATCCACTCTCATTACTCTCTTCTTCCAACTCTCTCTAACTGTTAATGTGTGTTTGAGTCTTTTCTTTCTCATTCTTGGAATCTGAATTTGTCATTCTTGGTTTTTGAGTTTGGTCTTTCTTTAAGACAAAAGAGATGAAGTCTAGTCTCACCATAACGATTGCTTTATTATTACTATACATAATCTCTGTTCTTTGTTTAGCAAAAGAGTGCACAAACACTCCTTCACAGCTCTCCTCACACACTTTCCGCAACGCGCTTCTCCAATCAAAGAACGAATCTCTAAAGACAGAGATGTTCTCTCATTACCATCTAACACCAACTGACGACACAGCTTGGTCTACTTTACTACCAAGAAAGATGTTGAGGGAAGAGGAAGATGAATACGGTTGGACTATGATGTACAGGAAAATCAAGAACTCGGATAACTTCCTCAAGGAAGTTTCTTTGCACGACGTTAGGCTGGACCCAAACACCTTCCACTGGGGAGCTCAGCAGACAAATCTCGAGTATCTGTTGATGTTGGATGTTGATAGTTTGGCCTGGAGCTTCCGTAAAGCAGCTGGTCTTGACGCTCCAGGAAGTTACTATGGAGGATGGGAGAGACCAGATAGTGAACTCCGTGGCCATTTCGTCGGTATAGAGCTACCTCACTTCCTCAATTTAGATACAGTTTCTTTAGTACAAGTTGTTCCTAGTATGCAAGAAAATAAGTTTATAGATTTGatgtctgattttttttgttttgaaggtCACTATCTGAGTGCAACAGCTTACATGTGGGCAAGTACTCATAACAACACTCTCAAGGAGAAGATGTCAGCTCTTGTCTCAGCTTTATCTACTTGCCAACAGAAACTTGGCACTGGTTATCTTTCTGCTTTCCCTTCCAGCTTTTTCGACCGGTTTGAAGCTATAACTCCTGTATGGGCTCCATACTACACCATTCACAAGGTGAATACTCATAACCTCCGATATAGATTGTAGATTAGACCAGAGGTCGTTAGCTCAACTGGAAATGACCCTTGGCCATTGTGTCAGAGGTCCCTAGTTCGAGTGACCAATAggacgaaactaatattacatgttctggtttattcaaaaagaaaaaagattgtAGATTAGTATGCTTGTCAGCTTGTGTTTATACTGAAAGGTTTCAACTCTATGTCTTAATAGATTTTAGCTGGTCTAGTGGATCAATACAAGTTAGCTGGGAACACTCAAGCTCTGAAAATGGCAACATGGATGGGTGATTACTTCTACGGCCGTGTACGTAATGTGATAAAGACTTACAGTGTTGGAAGACATTGGCAATCACTAAACGAGGAGACTGGTGGCATGAATGATGTTCTCTATCAGATATACAGCATTACTGTGAGTTCAAACATCTTATAAGACTCTTAGATTTCTACATAGCTTTGTGTTCATATCATAGTTTTTTATTGGAATCTGCAGGGAGATTCCAAGTATTTGCTCCTGGCACATCTCTTTGACAAGCCTTGCTTTCTTGGAGTGCTTGCAGTTCAGGTAGTTTGTTTAACTTGATGGTTAGCTTGAATAAGTATGTGAATGGTAACATAACAGAGTTTCTTTTCAGGCTGATGATATAAGTGGATTCCACTCTAACACACATATTCCTATTGTGGTTGGATCTCAACTCCGGTATGAAATCACTGGTGATCCACTCCATAAGGTACTGAGGCATTATCAAAAAAAGTGTGAGACTTAATAAAGataacatttgtttttttttaattattatttaatctgTATTTTTCAGGAAATCTCAATGTTTTTTATGGATATAGTCAATGCTTCTCACAGCTATGCAACTGGTGGAACATCAGTCAATGAGTTCTGGTACTACTACTAACATTACTTAACTTTAGAGTTTGGTTTGTTTTAATATGACCTTAACATGATCTTGAGATGTTGTTTCCAGGCAAGATCCAAAGAGAATGGCTACTACGTTGCAAACTGAAAACGAGGAGTCATGTACAACTTATAACATGCTCAAGGTATGGTtttaaaacttgtttttttttttaatgtttgctTCTCTTTATTATTTAGCTTAAGGTGGTAAGATATCAATTTTTCAGGTGTCTAGGAATCTGTTCAGGTGGACAAAAGAAGTTAGTTATGCAGACTATTATGAGCGTGCTTTGACAAACGGTGTGCTTGGGATTCAAAGAGGAACTGAGCCTGGACTGATGATATACATGCTCCCATTGGGTAGAGGTGTTTCTAAGGCCGTGACTTATCACGGTTGGGGTACACCTTATGATTCCTTCTGGTGTTGCTATGGCACTGGTAAAACTCTCTTTAACCATTGCTACATCGTTTTAGTTAGAAAAACAGATAAAATTTTgagtgttttgtttgtttgtttgtgtttacAGGTATTGAATCTTTCTCAAAACTGGGAGACtctatatattttcaagaaGATGGGGAATCTCCAGCTCTATATGTCATACAGTATATATCAAGCTCACTTGATTGGAAGTCTACTGGTCTTACACTATCTCAGAGAGTTAAACCTGTTGTGTCATCGGATCCTTACATGCGTGTGACATTtactttctcttcttccaaaGGGGTAAGCTTCTGGCAGAAACTCAGATGCAACTGGTTCATGTGAATAGAGAGTCCGATGGATTTGATTTTCTTGCAGGGAATGGGGAAGGAGTCTACATTGAATCTAAGAATACCTATTTGGACTAACTCTGAAAGTGCTAAAGTATCTTTTAATGGACAACCTCTGAAAGTACCAGCTTCAGGTGATTTGAgcattatgtatttttaacatatttatctATCATCAGAACCTAATAAAAGCTGAAACTGCTAGACTCCACTgtcctttatttctattatagTCTCTAGAAGGTGAAAATGAGAGATCACATTGGACCTGACTTTTGCTTTGCAGGTAACTTTCTATCAATCAAACAGAACTGGAAATCCGGAGATCAAGTAACCATGGAGCTACCGTTGAGTATCAGAACCGAAGCTATAAAAGGTGTAGTCACCATTCCtccaacttaaaatcaattggcGATAAATGGACTAGCtgaaatcccttatatattactaagtCCCATTTTAAGTTTTCAATGTGTGATCTTTTCTCCAACATAAATCTTTTGAAATCACTGTCCTCACTCTGCCAAATTATAAGTGTATAAAAATAGGATACTAGATATACTGTATCATAGTGTATAAAAATTTGTATACAACTCTGTTCTGACAACAGAAACTTATTTCaccattttttcctttttatggTGACTACTTCAGATGATCGGCCTGAGTACTCATCACTTCAAGCCATACTATATGGCCCCTACTTGTTAGCTGGACTCACAAGCAGGGACTGGAGCATCACAACTCAACCTAAAGATGGGAAATGGATAAGCTCTATACCTGAAACTCACAACACTCACCTTGTCACGCTCTCGCAACAATCTGGTAACCTATCTTACGTGTTGTCAAATAACAACCAAACCATCACGATGGAAGTATCACCCGAACCAGGGACACAAGCCGCTGTTGCAGCAACTTTCAGGCTCGTGACCGCTGATTCTAAAGGGAAGGTTTCGATTCCAGAGGAACTAATTGGAAGTGTGGTTATGATAGAACCGTTTGATTTCCCTGGGATGCTTGTGGCGCAAGCAACTGACAGTTCCCTTGCGGTTCAAGATTCTTCTTCTACAGACCAAGAAGCCTCGAGCTTTCGGTTAGTAGATGGAGTTGATGGGAATCCAGGAAGCGTTTCTTTGAGGCTAGAGAGCAAGAAGGGTTGTTTTGTGTACAGTGATGAAACCCTAAAGGGGGGAATGAAACTGAGGCTTAAATGTGATTCGGATGTGGCTGATGACAAGTTTAAACAGGCGGCAAGCTTTAGGTTAAGGAAGGGAATGAGTCAATACAATCCGATGAGTTTCGTGATGAGTGGAACACAGAGGAACTTTGTGTTATCACCATTGTTCAGCTTAAGAGATGAAACATACAATGTCTACTTCAGTGTACAaacttgaagaaaaaaatattcaacaaaaagAAACTCCTTAAGTACATTGGgaggaaaataagaaaaagtcttatcaaatagctaTCAGGGTTGTGTTTAGTCTGTTAGACCATCTGCAACCGTGAATTCGGTAAAGAATccttaaaaattcatttttttatttttttttattattatttatttttcaacaaaaaaaaaagataaccaaTGGCAAATCGCTACTTAACAGCGGAACCTGCAAACAGTGACAATATTTCTCACGGATTGATCTTTATATAAGGATAAGAAGAGGCTAATCCTTAATATAGTGTGGAACccatcaaattttttataattttttacctAGGTTTTGGAGTTAAAAGGCTCCACTGCAGATTATGCAATTTGATCTACAAATGTATGTTGcaagttattaataaaaatagataaaaggttttataaattgGCATGGTAATTTATTGCACATCTTATTGAATGTGAAACATTCTTACGAGAGCAGTGTAGGCTGCAGAAAGCATAGTCCCGTGCAATGAAATAAGCCGTagacaagaaaacaaacaaGTTCTCTACAACATTGATTCAACCAAGAGcttttggtctagtggtaatgGAACTCCAGCTGGAGTGCCTGCCCTGGGTTCGAGTCGCCTTGGCCACCTTCCCGCCTATAAACGTGCGTGTCCGGATAGAAGGCCTCGTAGGGATTAGTCTGGGCTTACCGCCTGGGAATCCCACggtcatcaaaaaaaaaaaaaaaaaaaaataggaaaggCGTGAAAATGGAAGTAGCAAATAGAAAATTAAGAAAAGTGAGAATggtgaataaaataaaagaagaggTCAAAAGGAGTAGGTCCACAAAAAGCAGCAAGATCTTAGCACTCACATGTCCccatatattctattttttttactgtACACTCTCTTCTTCATTCACTCTCACTCTGCTTCTCCATCTCAGTTTCAATATCTTCTATTTCTTCTAAACTTTCCATTCAAGAAGGGGAAATTATGCATTTCTGAATTAATCTCTCCGTTTTTCATTAGATCCCTACCCTGAGGTACATTACCTTACCATGTCAACATTTTTGTAAGTTGGTTTTTGTTTGTAGATATTATATTATGTGTAGTTGTATTGCTGTTTTGTTCAGTTGCTCAAGTAACAGCGACAGTGAAGACTAAAGACATGAACACAAAAACATTTCTTGTGGGGTTTACCTATGTCCATTTCTTGTGGGGTTTACCTATGTCCCtcaaaaattaatttctttttttttgggtcacaTAGTGAATCTTCATATTCactctcttttaaaaaaaaaaaactttctagcTTTGCTCGGATCAGATTAAGTGAAAGGAAACAAGGGTCGCTTTTTATGTTATTGAAGAAAAAGCTAAATACAATTTTTTGGGAATATTTATTTGTAGGGAAATGTGTGTCAACTTTTATTGGTCTTGGTAGCTGCTTATTTGGTGAGAAAACTTCAACAAGAGTccatataattaacatattcTGTTTCTACCTTACTTCATTTTCCATTAACTAATACTTATATTATTCTCAGTAGAGTGTAGATCTCAGACTCCTTTCTAATTAACCTTACCTTGATTCCAGAGATATTTTATGTTACTAATATGTTGTCGCCATATTTGTGAACTGTTAAAATCTCTCTGATCCATTGTTTTTGCCttcttatcttttgtttaaccAGAAGGTTTTCTTAAAGATAACAGAACCAAGCAGCTTCCCACTGAAACTGCCTCTCATTAGTTTCAAGATTCAGACAAGATGGAGAAACCAGGGCAAAATATAGACTTTGCACTCAAGGAGACTTCACCAAAGATTGGCGCAGGAGCCGTGACAGGTGATAAACTCTCCTGCACTTATGATTTGGTTGAGCAGATGCATTACCTCTACGTCCGGGTCGTGAAGGCGAAAGAGCTACCAGGAAAAGACGTGACCGGAAGCTGCGACCCTTACGTTGAAGTGAAGCTAGGCAACTACAGAGGAATGACCAAGCATTTTGAGAAGAAGTCGAATCCAGAGTGGAGGCAAGTGTTTGCGTTTTCAAAAGAGAGGATCCAAGCATCAATCCTGGAGGTTATAGTGAAAGACAAAAACGTTATGTTGGATGATTTCATCGGCGGAATCATGTTTGATCTCAACGAGATTCCTAAGCGAGTTCCTCCCGATAGCCCGTTGGCTCCTCAGTGGTACCGCTTGGAGGATCGACATGGGCGTAAGGTTAAAGGAGAGCTTATGTTAGCTGTTTGGATGGGAACACAAGCTGATGAAGCTTTCTCTGACGCTTGGCACTCGGATGCAGCCACGGTTGGACCGGAAGGTGTGACGAATATCCGGTCCAAAGTTTATCTTTCACCAAAGCTTTGGTATGTGAGAGTCAATGTCATCGAGGCTCAAGATTTGATACCTCATGATAAAACTAAGTTTTCTGAGGTTTACGTGAAGGCTATGCTGGGGAACCAGACTCTAAGAACTCGGGTTTCTCAGAACAAAACATTGAATCCTATGTGGAATGAAGATCTGATGTTCGTTGTTGCTGAGCCTTTTGAAGAGCCGTTGATTCTCGCTGTCGAAAACAGAGTTGCACCTAACAATGATGAAACGTTGGGACGGTGTGCGATCCCGTTGCAGAGTGTCCAGAGGAGGTTAGACCACAGGCCGCTTCACTCGAGGTGGTTCAACCTAGAGAAACATATAATGGTGGACGGAGAGAAGAAAGAGATCAAGTTCGCTAGCAGGATTCATCTAAGAATCTTTCTTGAAGGAGGATACCATGTTCTTGACGAATCGACTCACTACAGCAGCGACTTGAGACCAACGGCGAAACAGCTGTGGAAACCGAGCATTGGACTGCTTGAAGTAGGGATCATCAGCGCTCACGGACTGATGCCGATGAAGACTAAAGACGGTAAGGGGACAACAGATGCGTACTGTGTGGCTAAGTACGGGCAAAAATGGATCAGAACAAGAACTATTGTCGATAGTTTGATGCCTAAATGGAACGAGCAGTACACGTGGGAAGTGTTTGATACCTGCACTGTCATAACTTTTGGAGCATTCGACAACGGACACATACCAGGAGGAAGCGGAAAAGATACGAGAATCGGGAAAGTGAGGATCCGTCTCTCAACGCTTGAATCTGACCGCATCTACACACATTCATATCCACTCCTCGTCTTTCATCCTTCAGGGATCAAGAAAACTGGCGAAATACAGTTAGCCGTGCGGTTCACTTGCTTATCTGTCATCAACATGCTTCATATGTATTCTCAGCCGCTGCTACCCAAGATGCATTACATTCACCCGTTATCAGTTCTTCAGCTGGACAGCCTGAGATACCAGGCGATGAACATTGTCTCGGCGAGGCTGAACAGAGCAGAGCCGCCGCTTCGCAAGGAGGTTGTGGAGTACATGCTCGACGTGGACTCGCATATGTGGAGCATGAGGAGGAGTAAAGCTAACTTCTTCAGGATCATGAATGTTCTGAGCGGTCTCGTAGCTGTGACGAAATGGTTTGATCAGATCTGCCACTGGAGAAACCCAATAACCACAGTTCTCATTCACGTTCTATTCATAATCTTAGTTCTCTACCCGGAACTCATCCTCCCGACAGTGTTCTTGTACCTTTTCTTGATCGGGATATGGAACTTCCGGTGGAGACCGAGGCACCCTCCACACATGGACACACGGTTGTCTCACGCAGACGCTGTCCACCCCGACGAGCTAGATGAAGAGTTTGACACTTTCCCGACTTCCAGATCCCCTGCGATAGTACGGATGCGGTATGACCGGCTCAGGAGCATAGGAGGACGTGTTCAGACGGTGATAGGCGATCTAGCTACACAGGGAGAGCGGTTTTTATCGCTGCTGAGCTGGCGAGACCCGAGAGCAACCACGTTGTTTCTATTCTTCTGTCTCATAGCTGCTGTTGTGTTGTATGTTACACCGTTTCAGGTTGTGGCACTACTTACTGGGATCTATCTGCTGAGGCATCCAAGGTTCAGACACAAGCTCCCCTCTGTGCCGCTCAATCTCTTCAGGAGGCTACCTGCAAGATCTGACAGTCTAATATAGActtcatattatattattatctacATCTGCTTTCACAAAACTGTTTGTTAACATTTTCATAAACTTGGGTGGTTTAATGCtttgattcagttttttttttatttgattttttaagatATCAACTGCAAAtccaaatacatatccaaaaatCCTCAAAATCTTTGGTTATGTGTTGCTTTTCTTCATTTGTAAATTCTGATTCCGCCTAACTTTTTGTCCAGTGAGTAAAAGTTTTTGCGCAGAATATAAACTCGGGGGTTCCATTTACTTCACACACGCATTTGCTCGAACCCTCGAGGTGCTGGATGGCCAACTCTAATGTTGTGGATCAGCTGCTGCAGCCATTGCCTTGCAGATGGATCATCCTGTAAAAAGAAGTAAGAAGATTAGCTATAACAGCCATGTCCCAATTTTACCAAAAGAACTGAGACAAGATAACAACTAAACTGATAGATAATAAATTGTTATTGGTTAATATGCTATCAAAGAGACATAAAACTTACACAGAGACAGCTGCTGAATGAGGGATCCCTTAGAAGATCTGGGAGGCAGTTTCTGAGTGCTTCGCAGGCCCTGAATTTAATCAATAATTGTATCGTGTAAGCAAGCACTAGTgtgtatatattatgttttgaatgAAGGAAAGTAGGGATATATATTGGACTTTTGGTTGTCTGTCAAGCGGAGATAACAGCGTATGATGTGCTTTAACAGTCTAGGAGAAGGTCCTTCTGCAAGTGAAGTAACCATATTCCCCAATACTCGACCCAGAGCAAAGAACCTCTCCGCTGTGGTGCACATGTACTCAAGCCCGACATCGTCCAGCAAAACTTTCTGAACAATGAAGGTAGCAACCTGACATAACGGGCTCAAACCAAATCAATCAGAATCATTAGTTGCGGAAGCAATGGTTATACAAGTTATTTGTATAAAGCAACGATTATGGTAACTGAAACGAAACTTGATAAACATGTGTCAAGCATGTGAATATAAAGATAAACATCCAAGAGTAGACAAACTTACAGTCTTCGATAACTCGCTGCCCATTTCCATTGTCCGGAGGCACAATGGGACAATTTCAGTCTTAAGAAGGAACTTGATTACTTCTGTATCATCAACCTACAAAACCGAATGAACAAAGTTGCAACACCAATATCACAAAAAATACAATGATTAGGTGATGTCTTATTAACAGTATTCACTAAAAGGTCTTCACATGTTAAAATGGTTGTTTCTCaaactgacaaaaaaaatatatttaccagGACAATGTGGTTTACGTAGTTAAACAGTTGCAGGCAAGCAGAAGGAAGGTTCCTGCCTTATGAGAATGAACACAGTTTTTATAACTAGAAATACCTTGACAAGTGCGCCAATAACCCCCAAGCTAGTCAGCCTCAGGTATTCAAAGGGTTTTGACTTGCTTGATGTGTTCAAGAAAGCGTACAGGTACAGTGGCATCTGAGCTGTAATTTGAAAAGCAATGGCCTTAAGcatattttaaccaaaaaaatccTATCTAAAATTGTGTTCAATTAAAAAGAGACCGACAAGGTGGCCATTAAAACCAGTTTTGGTAGGAAAATTTCATCATCAGCTAATGTAATCTAAACATGTAGATCAGTAACAGAGAAACACCGGAAACGTTTTTAAATGAATTGGAAAAATTTGGCGAGTTGAAACACAGGCTTCCAACAAAACAATAAATCTACATATAGTCATACACACCGAGCAGGAAAATATTGTAATTATTTGCGGGGATAGGATTGTACCGTTAAGGAACAACATTCTCGTTTCGGGATGAGAAGCAACACACTGGATGTCAAAAAAAGAAGTGTGGAATCAATAGAAATTAGATTCATCTAAATTAAATGTCATTTCccaaaacaaagagaaagagagcaagattTTAACGCACCTGGAGAAGCGCAAGGGCATTGCAGACCCTGTTTGATTGAGCAGA
The window above is part of the Brassica napus cultivar Da-Ae chromosome C3, Da-Ae, whole genome shotgun sequence genome. Proteins encoded here:
- the LOC106454693 gene encoding uncharacterized protein LOC106454693 — translated: MKSSLTITIALLLLYIISVLCLAKECTNTPSQLSSHTFRNALLQSKNESLKTEMFSHYHLTPTDDTAWSTLLPRKMLREEEDEYGWTMMYRKIKNSDNFLKEVSLHDVRLDPNTFHWGAQQTNLEYLLMLDVDSLAWSFRKAAGLDAPGSYYGGWERPDSELRGHFVGHYLSATAYMWASTHNNTLKEKMSALVSALSTCQQKLGTGYLSAFPSSFFDRFEAITPVWAPYYTIHKILAGLVDQYKLAGNTQALKMATWMGDYFYGRVRNVIKTYSVGRHWQSLNEETGGMNDVLYQIYSITGDSKYLLLAHLFDKPCFLGVLAVQADDISGFHSNTHIPIVVGSQLRYEITGDPLHKEISMFFMDIVNASHSYATGGTSVNEFWQDPKRMATTLQTENEESCTTYNMLKVSRNLFRWTKEVSYADYYERALTNGVLGIQRGTEPGLMIYMLPLGRGVSKAVTYHGWGTPYDSFWCCYGTGIESFSKLGDSIYFQEDGESPALYVIQYISSSLDWKSTGLTLSQRVKPVVSSDPYMRVTFTFSSSKGGMGKESTLNLRIPIWTNSESAKVSFNGQPLKVPASGNFLSIKQNWKSGDQVTMELPLSIRTEAIKDDRPEYSSLQAILYGPYLLAGLTSRDWSITTQPKDGKWISSIPETHNTHLVTLSQQSGNLSYVLSNNNQTITMEVSPEPGTQAAVAATFRLVTADSKGKVSIPEELIGSVVMIEPFDFPGMLVAQATDSSLAVQDSSSTDQEASSFRLVDGVDGNPGSVSLRLESKKGCFVYSDETLKGGMKLRLKCDSDVADDKFKQAASFRLRKGMSQYNPMSFVMSGTQRNFVLSPLFSLRDETYNVYFSVQT
- the LOC106454704 gene encoding FT-interacting protein 3; the protein is MEKPGQNIDFALKETSPKIGAGAVTGDKLSCTYDLVEQMHYLYVRVVKAKELPGKDVTGSCDPYVEVKLGNYRGMTKHFEKKSNPEWRQVFAFSKERIQASILEVIVKDKNVMLDDFIGGIMFDLNEIPKRVPPDSPLAPQWYRLEDRHGRKVKGELMLAVWMGTQADEAFSDAWHSDAATVGPEGVTNIRSKVYLSPKLWYVRVNVIEAQDLIPHDKTKFSEVYVKAMLGNQTLRTRVSQNKTLNPMWNEDLMFVVAEPFEEPLILAVENRVAPNNDETLGRCAIPLQSVQRRLDHRPLHSRWFNLEKHIMVDGEKKEIKFASRIHLRIFLEGGYHVLDESTHYSSDLRPTAKQLWKPSIGLLEVGIISAHGLMPMKTKDGKGTTDAYCVAKYGQKWIRTRTIVDSLMPKWNEQYTWEVFDTCTVITFGAFDNGHIPGGSGKDTRIGKVRIRLSTLESDRIYTHSYPLLVFHPSGIKKTGEIQLAVRFTCLSVINMLHMYSQPLLPKMHYIHPLSVLQLDSLRYQAMNIVSARLNRAEPPLRKEVVEYMLDVDSHMWSMRRSKANFFRIMNVLSGLVAVTKWFDQICHWRNPITTVLIHVLFIILVLYPELILPTVFLYLFLIGIWNFRWRPRHPPHMDTRLSHADAVHPDELDEEFDTFPTSRSPAIVRMRYDRLRSIGGRVQTVIGDLATQGERFLSLLSWRDPRATTLFLFFCLIAAVVLYVTPFQVVALLTGIYLLRHPRFRHKLPSVPLNLFRRLPARSDSLI
- the LOC106454713 gene encoding CCR4-NOT transcription complex subunit 9 is translated as MANLPPTLASPGASSSSNNRRLLTAEQLVLDICDPNLRENALLELSKRREIFQDLAPLLWHSFGTIAALTQEITSVYRLLTPPNMTSAQSNRVCNALALLQCVASHPETRMLFLNAQMPLYLYAFLNTSSKSKPFEYLRLTSLGVIGALVKVDDTEVIKFLLKTEIVPLCLRTMEMGSELSKTVATFIVQKVLLDDVGLEYMCTTAERFFALGRVLGNMVTSLAEGPSPRLLKHIIRCYLRLTDNQKACEALRNCLPDLLRDPSFSSCLCDDPSARQWLQQLIHNIRVGHPAPRGFEQMRV